The following proteins come from a genomic window of Gammaproteobacteria bacterium:
- the pgsA gene encoding CDP-diacylglycerol--glycerol-3-phosphate 3-phosphatidyltransferase has protein sequence MNLAIILTWFRVAAMPSIVALYYLPYPWAHPVAGLVFGAAALTDWADGWVARRFDQGSRFGAFLDPVADKLLVIAALLLLVQANPGMVLALVAIVIIGREVAVSALREWMAALGQRGRVNVIRLAKYKSIGQMVALACMLYEKPLWLLPMYEFGYVLLLLSAALTLLTGALYMFRARTAMRSTSAS, from the coding sequence ATGAACCTCGCGATCATCCTGACGTGGTTCCGGGTCGCCGCCATGCCCAGCATCGTGGCCCTTTACTACCTGCCGTATCCCTGGGCGCACCCGGTTGCCGGCCTGGTGTTCGGCGCGGCCGCGCTCACCGATTGGGCGGACGGCTGGGTGGCGAGGCGCTTCGACCAGGGATCGCGTTTCGGGGCTTTCCTGGATCCCGTGGCGGACAAGCTGCTGGTCATCGCGGCGCTGCTGCTGCTGGTTCAGGCCAACCCCGGGATGGTGCTGGCGCTGGTGGCGATCGTGATCATCGGCCGGGAGGTGGCCGTCTCGGCGCTGCGGGAATGGATGGCGGCGCTCGGTCAGCGGGGCCGGGTGAACGTAATCCGCCTGGCCAAGTACAAGTCCATCGGGCAGATGGTGGCGCTGGCCTGCATGCTGTACGAAAAACCGCTGTGGTTACTGCCGATGTACGAATTCGGATATGTACTGCTGCTCCTTTCGGCGGCGCTGACCCTGCTCACGGGCGCCCTGTACATGTTCCGGGCCAGGACGGCCATGCGCAGCACCTCCGCCTCATGA